From a single Stomoxys calcitrans chromosome 4, idStoCalc2.1, whole genome shotgun sequence genomic region:
- the LOC106081181 gene encoding pyrimidine-specific ribonucleoside hydrolase RihA, with amino-acid sequence MENSTAVGGYVIFDCDIGNDDAWALLMLIKGEELFKKLSQKEPTAGVAKSRAFAILGVTCVRGNTDVDNGVRNALRVLDSVDRLDIPVYRGCDHSIIPPDFQHNFFHGRDGFGDIPDLPEVTNTKVQNEHAVNMMYHSVCKYPNKVDFILLGPLTNFAVCINMYGQEFLDKLGNIYIMGGNYRGKGNVTKSAEFNFMLDPEAAHIVFESIKKPMVVVPWETCIDGEMNIDLDWRFEVLGQVDSKAVRLMNAVENAFLRPLGYAKWIVCDAMAVVSFLFPNMTIVKSRLYHATIELAGRHTRGQMVLDHKRKDQGNTRVIMDLHKDNYRKILSWTGGLITDEEIEKMFLNSC; translated from the exons ATGGAAAACTCAACAGCAGTAGGCGGTTATGTGATTTTTGATTGTGACATTGGCAATGATGATGCTTGGGCCTTGCTAATGCTCATCAAAGGTGAAGAACTTTTCAAGAAACTCTCGCAAAAAGAGCCAACAGCGGGTGTAGCAAAATCGCGTGCTTTCGCAATACTCGGTGTAACCTGTGTGCGCGGTAACACAGATGTGGATAATGGTGTGAGAAATGCTTTGCGCGTTTTGGATAGTGTCGATCGTTTGGAT aTACCTGTCTACAGAGGTTGTGATCATTCTATAATACCGCCCGACTTCCAACACAATTTTTTTCATGGCCGCGACGGCTTTGGAGATATACCAGATTTACCGGAGGTAACCAACACAAAGGTCCAAAATGAACATGCAGTGAATATGATGTACCACAGTGTATGCAAG TATCCCAACAAGGTGGACTTTATACTACTTGGTCCTTTAACAAATTTCGCCGTTTGCATTAATATGTATGGCCAAGAATTTTTGGATAAGCTgggaaatatttatataatgGGAGGAAATTATAGAG GTAAGGGAAATGTTACTAAGAGTGCCGAATTCAACTTCATGCTGGATCCAGAGGCCGCCCAtatagtatttgagagtattaaGAAACCCATGGTGGTAGTGCCTTGGGAAACTTGTATTGATGGAGAAATGAATATAGATTTG GATTGGCGTTTTGAGGTCCTGGGTCAAGTTGACTCTAAAGCTGTACGTCTTATGAATGCTGTCGAAAATGCTTTTCTTCGTCCCCTCGGTTATGCCAAATGGATTGTCTGTGATGCCATGGCGGTTGTTTCTTTTCTGTTCCCAAATATGACCATTGTTAAAAGTCGCCTCTATCATGCCACCATTGAGTTGGCTGGCCGTCATACGCGCGGCCAAATGGTGCTCGATCACAAGAGGAAGGACCAAGGAAATACTAGAGTTATAATGGATTTGCATAAGGATAactataggaaaattttatcgTGGACAGGTGGTCTCATAACAGatgaagaaattgaaaaaatgtttttaaattcgTGTTGA
- the LOC106081191 gene encoding pyrimidine-specific ribonucleoside hydrolase RihA produces the protein MEKSPGGYVVYDCDIGNDDAWGLLILIKGEKLFQNMATNGLPNKDIDVREPYKILGITCVQGNTSVDNCVKNAFRVLESVDRLDIPVYKGCSNPILPRTWKRERLFHGQDGFGDIPDLPEVTTTKIQKEHAVNMMYSAVCQYPNKVDFLLVGPLTNFAMCINMYGSDFLDKVRNVWIMGGNYRGKGNITKSAEFNFMMDPEAAHIVLESVDKPVSLLPWESCIDGDMNLEMDWRLNVLGKVDSKVIRLLNDVENAILVTKGFIRWIVCDAVLVAAYCFPQLAITRSRMYHATVELTGTHTRAQMVLDHLRRNKENTCVILEIHKQHYKDIISWAGGLMSDAEMVEVMRAKRREDL, from the exons ATGGAAAAATCTCCCGGCGGTTATGTGGTCTATGATTGCGACATTGGCAATGATGATGCCTGGGGATTGCTAATACTAATCAAGGGTGAAAAACTATTTCAAAATATGGCCACTAATGGTCTGCCAAACAAGGACATTGATGTTCGCGAACCCTATAAAATATTGGGCATTACTTGCGTTCAAGGCAACACCAGTGTGGACAAttgtgttaaaaatgcatttagagTTTTGGAAAGTGTTGATAGATTGGAT ATACCAGTTTACAAGGGCTGCTCCAATCCCATATTGCCGCGTACATGGAAACGTGAGCGTCTGTTTCATGGGCAAGATGGTTTTGGTGATATTCCCGATTTGCCAGAAGTTACAActacaaaaattcaaaaggaGCATGCAGTCAATATGATGTATTCCGCTGTGTGTCAG taTCCCAACAAGGTTGACTTCTTGCTAGTGGGCCCTTTGACCAATTTCGCCATGTGTATTAATATGTATGGCTCGGATTTCTTAGACAAAGTACGAAATGTTTGGATTATGGGTGGAAATTACAGGG GCAAAGGCAATATCACCAAAAGTGCTGAATTCAATTTTATGATGGATCCCGAAGCAGCCCATATTGttttggaatctgtggataagCCTGTTTCATTGCTGCCCTGGGAGTCTTGTATTGATGGTGATATGAATTTAGAAATG GATTGGCGTTTGAATGTTCTGGGCAAAGTTGACTCCAAGGTCATACGTCTGCTAAATGATGTAGAGAATGCAATTTTAGTCACCAAAGGCTTCATACGTTGGATTGTCTGCGATGCTGTACTAGTGGCTGCCTATTGCTTTCCCCAGTTGGCCATAACCCGAAGTCGCATGTATCATGCTACGGTGGAGCTAACCGGCACCCATACTCGAGCCCAAATGGTTTTGGATCATTTAAGGCGAAATAAAGAGAACACCTGTGTCATCTTGGAAATACATAAACAACACTACAAGGACATAATATCCTGGGCAGGAGGTCTAATGTCAGATGCTGAAATGGTTGAGGTTATGAGAGCCAAGAGAAGGGAAGATTTGTAA